In the genome of Fusarium fujikuroi IMI 58289 draft genome, chromosome FFUJ_chr02, one region contains:
- a CDS encoding related to CPS1-Gly-X carboxypeptidase YSCS precursor: protein MVRKSLAVLATVAGASGFSLGPFGSQKPIGQSEHDFKCDLPPVLSPGNDGLPSANELFDSKDAFNKQVKRHQAIVRVPSICYDDLGDVDKDERWAPFYDLHDVLAKTYPAIHKYAKLEKINKFGLVYTFTGSDSSLKPYLLAAHQDVVPVPDPSTWTHPPFDAYFDGEWLWGRGASDDKNSLTALMSAIETLLTETKWQPKRTVILAFGFDEECSGPRGAAKIGEFLTERYGDNGIPFILDEGGSGIQLIDDTLYVLPSVQEKGAIDIWAELRVKGGHSSIPHPHTGIGIMAEVISALESKPYEPAILKGSPVYNHLVCLARHSPDSHTKLHDLLKKDDLDKLKDELIHLDPMAKFTIQTTQAVDIIRGGQKINAMPEVVNLGVNYRVAPQDSLDKVQEQFVKNIDAVIQKYNLTLSAYEDDAKSQKESGFDYDGHLKLTAIRNSVTTPVSPTSGPIWDIFSGTIQHSFAFDGGKVVPVGEIMTGNTDTRHYLNLSPNIYRWTPSRQRGSENIHTVDERIRIESHMDIVKFYYDLIRNFDAADF from the exons ATGGTGCGCAAGTCTCTCGCGGTCTTGGCAACTGTAGCTGGAGCTTCAGGCTTCAGTCTCGGTCCTTTCGGATCTCAGAAGCCCATTGGTCAGAGCGAGCATGACTTTAAGTGCGATTTGCCGCCTGTGCTCTCACCTGGAAACGATGGTCTCCCTTCTGCCAATGAACTATTCGACTCGAAAGATGCTTTCAATAAGCAGGTGAAGCGCCATCAAGCAATTGTGCGCGTTCCGTCAATTTGTTATGacgatcttggtgatgttgacaaAGACGAACGTTGGGCGCCTTTCTATGATTTACATGATGTCCTGGCAAAGACGTACCCAGCCAT ACATAAATATGCAAAGCTggagaagatcaacaagtTTGGTCTTGTTTATACATTTACCGGAAGCGACTCTTCACTCAAGCCGTATCTTCTCGCAGCGCATCAAGATGTTGTTCCCGTTCCTGACCCATCGACATGGACGCATCCTCCCTTCGACGCCTACTTTGACGGAGAGTGGCTTTGGGGACGTGGAGCATCGGATGATAAGAACAGTCTCACAGCTCTCATGTCAGCCATTGAGACCTTGCTCACTGAGACGAAGTGGCAGCCTAAGCGTACTGTAATCCTGGCGTTTGGATTTGATGAGGAGTGCTCTGGTCCTCGAGGCGCTGCCAAGATCGGCGAGTTCCTAACGGAGAGATATGGCGACAACGGTATTCCATTCATATTGGATGAGGGCGGTTCGGGAATTCAGCTCATTGACGATACTCTTTACGTTCTTCCCTCCGTGCAGGAGAAGGGCGCCATTGATATCTGGGCTGAACTTCGCGTCAAGGGCGGTCACAGTTCTATCCCTCACCCTCACACCGGAATTGGTATCATGGCTGAGGTCATCTCTGCTCTCGAGTCCAAGCCTTATGAACCTGCTATCCTTAAGGGAAGTCCCGTATACAACCATCTTGTCTGCTTGGCACGTCACTCTCCTGACTCACACACCAAACTCCATGACCTTCTGAAGAAAGACGATCTTGACAAGCTAAAGGATGAGCTTATTCATCTTGATCCCATGGCCAAATTCACTATTCAAACGACACAGGCCGTTGATATTATTCGCGGCGGTCAGAAGATCAACGCTATGCCTGAAGTTGTCAACCTCGGTGTCAACTACCGAGTTGCACCCCAAGACAGTCTCGACAAGGTACAGGAGCAGTTCGTCAAGAACATTGACGCTGTTATTCAAAAGTACAACCTCACTCTAAGCGCATACGAGGATGACGCAAAGTCTCAGAAGGAATCTGGATTCGACTACGACGGCCATCTCAAACTCACAGCGATTCGCAACTCAGTCACAACACCCGTATCTCCTACCAGCGGCCCAATCTGGGATATCTTCTCTGGCACAATCCAGCATAGCTTTGCTTTTGACGGCGGAAAGGTCGTACCTGTTGGTGAAATCATGACTGGCAATACTGACACGAGACATTACCTCA ACTTGTCGCCAAATATTTACCGCTGGACACCGAGTCGACAGCGCGGATCCGAGAATATTCACACGGTCGATGAGAGGATTAGGATTGAGTCGCACATGGACATTGTCAAGTTTTACTACGACCTGATCCGCAACTTTGACGCAGCCGATTTCTAG
- a CDS encoding related to dihydrodipicolinate synthase — translation MGSPKASQLRLGDGVYVPTLAFFTPEDEVDASATEKHIIKLLESGVAGIVVHGSNGECAHLSPSERTTIIRVARDTIFHEGSGSRVPLIAGCGAQSTRETTELCEDAGKAGATHALVLPPSYYGGLLPDDLVIQHYYAVADKSPIPLLVYNFPGAAAGRDLSSDTILSIAKHPNVVGVKLTCGNTGKLARIAADCPEGFWVGGGSADFILQGHAVGANGTISGLANLCPKACVRITELAEEGNWKEARQLQAKVAKADWTAIKTGFVGVKAALGHFSGYGGEPRRPCVAPSQKDLDTIAQGFQEVMDLEVTL, via the coding sequence ATGGGTTCCCCCAAGGCTTCTCAACTGCGCCTCGGCGATGGCGTATACGTCCCTACCCTTGCATTCTTCACTCCCGAAGACGAGGTCGATGCTTCAGCTACTGAGAaacacatcatcaagcttctcgagtcAGGAGTAGCTGGCATTGTTGTTCACGGCTCCAACGGAGAATGTGCCCACCTCTCTCCTTCAGAACGAACCACCATCATCCGCGTTGCCAGAGATACCATCTTCCACGAGGGAAGTGGTAGCCGTGTTCCTCTCATCGCAGGCTGTGGTGCTCAGAGCACAAGGGAGACAACAGAACTGTGTGAAGACGCTGGCAAGGCTGGTGCCACTCATGCCCTGGTCCTACCTCCAAGCTACTACGGCGGACTTCTCCCCGATGATCTAGTCATCCAGCACTACTACGCCGTTGCAGACAAGAGCCCAATTCCTCTTCTGGTGTACAACTTCCCTGGCGCCGCAGCTGGCCGAGACCTCTCATCCGATACGATCCTCAGCATCGCCAAGCATCCCAACGTCGTAGGCGTCAAGCTCACATGCGGCAACACCGGCAAGCTCGCCCGCATCGCAGCTGACTGCCCCGAGGGATTCTGGGTCGGAGGCGGCAGCGCAGACTTCATCCTGCAAGGCCACGCCGTCGGAGCCAACGGCACCATCTCAGGCCTCGCCAACCTCTGCCCCAAGGCATGCGTCCGCATCACAGAGCTCGCAGAGGAAGGAAACTGGAAAGAAGCCCGTCAGCTGCAAGCCAAAGTGGCCAAGGCCGACTGGACGGCGATCAAGACTGGGTTCGTTGGTGTAAAGGCAGCGCTGGGACACTTTTCCGGGTACGGGGGCGAACCTCGACGACCTTGCGTGGCGCCATCTCAGAAGGATCTTGATACTATTGCACAAGGGTTCCAAGAAGTAATGGATCTTGAAGTTACCCTCTGA